One part of the Vitis riparia cultivar Riparia Gloire de Montpellier isolate 1030 chromosome 8, EGFV_Vit.rip_1.0, whole genome shotgun sequence genome encodes these proteins:
- the LOC117920911 gene encoding syntaxin-71: MTVIDILTRVDAICKKYDKYDIDKQKDLNVSGDDAFARLYAVVEADIEAALQKADTASNEKNRASAVALNAEIRRTKARLLEEVPKLQRLAIKKVKGLSTEELAARNDLVLALPDRIQAIPDGAATAPKQTGGWAASASRTEIKFDSDGRFDSEYFQQTEESSQFRQEYEMRKMNQDQGLDVIAEGLDTLKNMAHDMNEELDRQVPLMDEIDTKVDKATADLKNTNVRLKDTVNQLRSSRNFCIDIILLCVILGIAAYLYNVLKK; the protein is encoded by the exons ATGACCGTGATCGACATTCTCACCAGAGTCGACGCGATCTGCAAGAAATACGACAAGTACGACATCGACAAGCAGAAGGATCTCAATGTCTCCGGCGATGATGCCTTCGCTCGTCTTTACGCCGTCGTTGAAGCCGACATTGAGGCCGCTCTTCAG AAAGCGGATACTGCATCTAACGAGAAAAATAGAGCGTCTGCGGTTGCTTTGAACGCCGAGATTCGTCGGACCAAGGCTCGATTGCTGGAGGAGGTCCCTAAGTTGCAGAGACTGGCTATAAAGAAG GTTAAAGGGCTTTCAACAGAAGAACTTGCTGCTCGTAATGATTTGGTCCTTGCATTGCCGGATAGGATCCAAGCAATACCAGATGGGGCTGCAACTGCACCCAAACAAACTGGAGGTTGGGCAGCTTCAGCTTCTCGTAcagaaatcaaatttgattCAG ATGGACGATTTGACAGTGAATACTTCCAACAAACTGAAGAGTCTAGTCAGTTCAGGCAAGAGTATGAAATGCGGAAAATGAACCAA GACCAAGGTTTGGATGTGATAGCAGAAGGTTTGGACACATTGAAAAACATGGCCCATGATATGAATGAG GAATTGGATCGGCAAGTTCCTTTGATGGATGAGATTGACACCAAG GTGGACAAAGCAACAGCTGACCTCAAGAATACTAATGTTAGACTTAAGGACACTGTTAACCAG CTGAGGTCCAGTCGAAATTTCTGCATTGATATTATTTTGTTGTGTGTAATTCTGGGAATTGCTGCCTATCTATATAA TGTATTGAAGAAGTGA